One Streptomyces umbrinus genomic window, ATGTGCAGCCACGCGTGCGAGATCACGCTGGACCAGCGGCCGCCGGGGAGGTGCGCGTACAGCCCTGCCACGCTGTCCGACTCGATCGCCGGGGCGGCCGTGGCGCCGTCGGCCGCGAAGCACTCGTCGATGATGCGGCGGTTGCGCATGCGCGGGCCGAGCAGCCACAGCGGGAGGGCGGCGGCCTGGGCCCAGCGGGCCGTGGAGGCGGTGGCGAGCGGGCCGTCGGTGGGGGTGAGCAGGACGTACCGCTCCTCGTACAGCGGCAGCCGGCGCAGCGAGTCGTCGTCGAGGTACGTCATCGCCGCGTCCAGCTCGAACTCGGCGAGTCCGTGGGTGATGTCGACCGAGGACAGCGACTCGATGCTGACCCGGGCGCGCGGGTGGCGGTCGCAGAACGGGGTCGTCAGCAGGGAGGCGGCGGGCAGCGCAGTCGGGACCACCCCGAGGCGGAGCGTGCCCGTGAGTCCGTCGCCCAGGGCGGACAACTCCTGGCGGAGTGCGTCGCGTTCGGCGAGCATGCGGTGCGCCCAGGCCAGGACCACCTCGCCCTCCGGGGTGAGGCCCTCGTACCGTCTCCCGCGCCGCACGATCGGGACGTGCAGCTCGTGTTCGAGGCGGCGGATCGCGGCGGACAGCGAGGGTTGGGAGACGTAGCAGGCGGCGGCCGCGCGGGCGAAGTGGCGTTCGCGGGCGAGGGCGAGGGCGAGGGCGACCAGGTATTCCAGCCGGCGCAGTTGCATGCGTGACCTCCGCGGGAGGGGGCTGCGGGTCCGGGATGCCGGTGTGCCGACGTACAGCATGGGCCGGGCGGCGCGCCTCCGGGGCGGCTGCTGTCACCTGCCGGCCGGGGTCACGTCCACGGGGTGTAGCCGCCGTCCACGCGGATCGTGTCGATGGCGCTGATGTGCCGGGCGCCGCAGCGGTCCTGGGGCAGGACGAGCTGTGGTCCCTCTCTGTCGAGCGGGGTGTCGTCGATGCCGACCGCGAGCAGGACCGGCGCGCGGCCGAAGTCGGGGTCGATCTCGGCCCAGGACAGCAGCGCGTGGTGGCCGTCCCTGCTGGACACCGCGATGAGGAAGCGCAGCCGGTCCTTGCGGGCGGGGGCGAAGGCGGGGCCTCCGGCCGTCAGTACGTCGTGCAGGAGCGGTCCGGTGAAGCGGTGGTGGCGGATACCGCTGGTGGCGCACTCGAAGCTGACCTCGGCCTCGTGCTGCGGCCGGGCGAGCAGGTCGGGCACCGTCATCCGGGCCGGGCGGTCCGGATCACCGGCGAGCACCAGTTCCGCCACGGGACCTGCGGCTGTACGGGCAGCTGCGAGGGACTGACTCACGGGCTACCACCTCCCGCATGACCGTACCCGGACACTCGCCTCACACAAACGCACATGCCACTCTTTCAGGTAGCAGTTCTGGCGAATACAAAGGGAAGGATGATCTGAGCCTTGCATCTGCGGAACTCAAATCACCTCATGCGCGCCTACCGGACCGGAACGCCGCCGGACTCTGCAGCCGAGCGTCAGGCGTCTTCGGGTTCCAGCTCGAACGTGAAGTAGACGCTCAGGGTGTAGGGCTCGTCCTCGTCGTAGGCGAAGTCCCATGAGACATCGATCAGGAAGACCTGGTTCTCCCCCACCCACTCCTGGGCTTTCCCGAAGGCTTCCGCGGCGGTTGTGGCGGGGAACAGTTTCCTGGCCATGGGATGCACCTGGCTCTCGGCATCCGAGTCGTCGAACCCCTCCGGAACGTCAAGGCAGAGGTTGGGATCGAGCTCCATGGACGCGCCCTTTCAGTCGACTGCCGGTACCCGTGGACAGAGGCTGATCCTGGTCTTGATCCTCTGAACACCACGCCGGGAAGGACGCCCGCGTACCTGGAAGGGTTGCTTCGCGGGGCACCGGAGGTATGGCGCAAGTCACAGCGAGCCGCGGTATCGAGAGGAGGAGCGGGAGCGTCCTCTCCCCCACGGGGATCATGCGCCGTCCTGCGGGCGAAGCCGACGGACGTGCGGCCGGTACGCCGCAACGCATGGTCGGAGACAGGGGGAACCGACGTTGCGCCGCGGATACAAGTGGGTGGACCGCGAACTGTCCCGGATGGACCCGGAGACCGGCTGGGAGCGGATGGTCTCGCTCTATGTCGGCCACCGCGTCCCGGAGTTCGCCCTGGCGATGATGGTCTATCCGGGCACCATGCGCATGATGCAGCCGGGTTTCGGATCCGCCACACTGGCCCACACCTCGAAGCTGGAGACGAGGCCCCACCGGCGTTTCCAGGACGGCAACGACTTCCTGATGGCCTGGATGGTGGACGGCCTGTCCAGTACGGCGGGCCGCGGGGCCGCCGCCCGGCTGAACCGTATCCACCTGGCCGTCGCCCGAAGAACCCCGCACTTACCCGGCAACTTCGACGACACCGACGACTTCGTCTATCCGCTGGTGCTGCTGGCCACGTTCGGCGACCGTCTCCAGACCTCGCTGGGCCTGCCCGGCACGAGCGAACCCATGAAGACCGCCTGGCACCGATGGGCGCAGGCGCTCTTCCGCCTCCTGGAACGCGAGTCCGGCCCACTGTCCGGCGAGGCGTTTCCCGAGGACTGGGACGCGATGACCGCGTTCGCAGTCGAGTTCGAGTCCAGGCCGTACGAGCCGGCGGAGTCCGGCCATCGAGTGGCGACCGCGA contains:
- a CDS encoding LysR family transcriptional regulator, with amino-acid sequence MQLRRLEYLVALALALARERHFARAAAACYVSQPSLSAAIRRLEHELHVPIVRRGRRYEGLTPEGEVVLAWAHRMLAERDALRQELSALGDGLTGTLRLGVVPTALPAASLLTTPFCDRHPRARVSIESLSSVDITHGLAEFELDAAMTYLDDDSLRRLPLYEERYVLLTPTDGPLATASTARWAQAAALPLWLLGPRMRNRRIIDECFAADGATAAPAIESDSVAGLYAHLPGGRWSSVISHAWLHMFGVPDGMRVVPLEGSAHGPRVGLVTGPDDPPSVLAAALVTVAREAGVREALDERLRTYLETADSG
- a CDS encoding DUF2236 domain-containing protein; the protein is MRRGYKWVDRELSRMDPETGWERMVSLYVGHRVPEFALAMMVYPGTMRMMQPGFGSATLAHTSKLETRPHRRFQDGNDFLMAWMVDGLSSTAGRGAAARLNRIHLAVARRTPHLPGNFDDTDDFVYPLVLLATFGDRLQTSLGLPGTSEPMKTAWHRWAQALFRLLERESGPLSGEAFPEDWDAMTAFAVEFESRPYEPAESGHRVATAMMDFFAERWFPAPLRSFGRDLTRYLAGERVCRLHRIGWISPRRERLVRVFLKSAFRAQRLLPDSRTPLPVRLRRNRRTNAQLKELEPYRTTGTTGGTATWSCGPSGRRSGRPG
- a CDS encoding molybdopterin-dependent oxidoreductase, yielding MSQSLAAARTAAGPVAELVLAGDPDRPARMTVPDLLARPQHEAEVSFECATSGIRHHRFTGPLLHDVLTAGGPAFAPARKDRLRFLIAVSSRDGHHALLSWAEIDPDFGRAPVLLAVGIDDTPLDREGPQLVLPQDRCGARHISAIDTIRVDGGYTPWT